A portion of the Streptomyces sp. YPW6 genome contains these proteins:
- a CDS encoding FG-GAP-like repeat-containing protein, which produces MHLRRPLRSRFFVGLAAASAVGALTLSSPATAVIGDGVTDDTYTFAAHLSIGEGDAKRACTGSLVDAQWILTASSCFAAAGQPAYPIPAGAPALKTTATIGRTHLTGTGGQVVEVTELVPRSDRDLVMAKLARPVTDIAPVLLADSAPVDGESLRALGYGRTATAWVPDRLHAGAFAVTATGATTVAVTRDGGTICKGDAGGPALREQDGKVLLAAVHSASWQAGCFGSDATRGDAVETRTDDVIEWVTQVRGLPQGSQAASGDFNGDGREDIAAFYDNGTSTTGKNRVSLFAFYGTASGFGEPEKVWSTPGGFTWSKSRLTSGDYTGDGKDDIAVLYDTGSSETGNITSLYTFASTGAGFRAPQKTWTTTGGFTWSKSKVTSGDYNGDGKDDVAVLYDTGTSDTGNVSSLYTFTSNGTTFDNPRKTWTTTGGFTWSKSKVTSGDYNGDGKDDVAVLYDTGTSDTGNVSSLYTFTSNGTTFDNPRKTWTTTGGFTWSKSKVTSGDYNGDGKDDVAVLYNRGTSETGVRQAALFTFTSNGTVFAAPKEVWTSTGSFTWEASQPVSGDFNKDGKDDIGVLYRAGTTPDGRRIDTVFTFSSTGTGVKAPVKHWMGPII; this is translated from the coding sequence ATGCACTTGAGACGGCCTCTTCGCTCACGGTTCTTCGTCGGACTCGCCGCGGCCTCGGCAGTCGGCGCCCTCACTCTCTCCTCCCCCGCGACGGCCGTGATCGGTGACGGGGTCACCGACGACACGTACACGTTCGCCGCGCACCTGAGCATCGGTGAAGGGGACGCGAAGCGCGCCTGCACCGGTTCGCTGGTCGACGCCCAGTGGATCCTGACCGCGAGCAGTTGTTTCGCGGCCGCCGGGCAGCCCGCATACCCGATACCCGCCGGCGCCCCGGCGCTGAAGACCACCGCGACCATCGGGCGTACACACCTGACCGGTACCGGTGGCCAGGTCGTCGAGGTCACCGAGCTCGTCCCGCGCTCCGACCGCGACCTGGTGATGGCCAAGCTGGCCCGCCCCGTGACCGACATCGCCCCGGTCCTTCTGGCGGACTCGGCCCCGGTGGACGGCGAGAGCCTGCGGGCCCTGGGCTACGGGCGCACCGCGACGGCCTGGGTTCCCGACCGGCTGCACGCGGGGGCGTTCGCCGTGACCGCGACCGGTGCGACGACGGTGGCCGTCACCCGTGACGGAGGCACGATCTGCAAGGGGGACGCGGGCGGCCCCGCCCTGCGGGAGCAGGACGGCAAGGTCCTGCTCGCCGCCGTCCACAGCGCCTCCTGGCAAGCGGGCTGCTTCGGGTCCGACGCGACTCGGGGCGACGCCGTCGAGACCCGCACCGACGATGTCATCGAATGGGTCACCCAGGTCCGCGGACTGCCGCAGGGCTCCCAGGCAGCCTCCGGCGACTTCAACGGCGACGGCCGCGAGGACATCGCCGCGTTCTACGACAACGGCACCTCCACCACGGGCAAGAACCGGGTGTCGCTCTTCGCCTTCTACGGCACCGCCTCGGGCTTCGGCGAGCCCGAGAAGGTGTGGAGCACGCCGGGCGGCTTCACCTGGAGCAAGAGCCGGCTGACCTCGGGTGACTACACCGGCGACGGCAAGGACGACATAGCGGTCCTGTACGACACCGGGTCGTCCGAAACCGGCAACATCACCTCGCTCTACACCTTCGCCAGCACCGGCGCCGGCTTCCGCGCACCGCAGAAGACCTGGACCACGACCGGCGGGTTCACCTGGAGCAAGAGCAAGGTCACCTCCGGCGACTACAACGGAGACGGCAAGGACGACGTCGCCGTCCTCTACGACACCGGCACGTCCGACACCGGCAACGTGTCCTCCCTCTACACCTTCACCAGCAACGGAACCACCTTCGACAACCCGCGCAAGACCTGGACCACCACCGGCGGGTTCACCTGGAGCAAGAGCAAGGTCACCTCCGGCGACTACAACGGAGACGGCAAGGACGACGTCGCCGTCCTCTACGACACCGGCACGTCCGACACCGGCAACGTGTCCTCCCTCTACACCTTCACCAGCAACGGAACCACCTTCGACAACCCGCGCAAGACCTGGACCACCACCGGCGGGTTCACCTGGAGCAAGAGCAAGGTCACCTCCGGCGACTACAACGGAGACGGCAAGGACGACGTCGCCGTCCTCTACAACCGCGGCACCTCGGAGACCGGTGTGCGCCAGGCCGCCCTCTTCACCTTCACCAGCAACGGCACGGTCTTCGCCGCACCCAAGGAGGTGTGGACCAGCACCGGTTCCTTCACCTGGGAAGCGAGCCAGCCCGTGTCCGGTGACTTCAACAAGGACGGCAAGGACGACATCGGGGTCCTCTACCGCGCCGGGACCACTCCCGACGGCCGCCGGATCGACACCGTGTTCACGTTCTCCAGCACCGGAACCGGCGTCAAGGCACCGGTGAAGCACTGGATGGGCCCCATCATCTGA
- a CDS encoding acyltransferase: MNYRVQPTAQVDETAEIGDGSSVWELAQIREGAKLGEGCVVGRGAYVGTGVRIGANVKLQNYALVYEPAELGDGVFVGPAVVLTNDHNPRSVDPDGKQKRGGDWEAVGVKVAEGASLGARSVCVAPVRIGRWAMVAAGAVVTKDVPDFGLVVGVPARQIGWVGRSGVRLVEREGEPGLWECPQSAALYDEKDGVLRERHG, from the coding sequence GTGAACTACAGGGTCCAGCCCACCGCCCAGGTCGACGAGACCGCCGAGATCGGGGACGGCTCCAGCGTCTGGGAGCTGGCGCAGATCCGCGAGGGAGCCAAGCTCGGTGAGGGCTGCGTCGTCGGCCGCGGTGCCTATGTCGGCACGGGTGTGCGCATCGGTGCCAACGTGAAGCTGCAGAACTACGCTCTCGTGTACGAGCCCGCCGAGCTCGGCGACGGCGTCTTCGTCGGCCCCGCCGTCGTCCTCACCAACGATCACAACCCGCGCTCGGTCGACCCGGACGGCAAGCAGAAGCGCGGCGGCGACTGGGAAGCCGTCGGCGTGAAGGTCGCCGAGGGCGCCTCGCTCGGCGCCCGGTCGGTCTGCGTCGCGCCGGTCCGGATCGGTCGGTGGGCGATGGTCGCGGCCGGCGCCGTGGTCACCAAGGACGTCCCGGACTTCGGACTGGTCGTCGGCGTGCCCGCCCGGCAGATCGGCTGGGTCGGCCGCAGCGGGGTCCGGCTGGTCGAGCGGGAGGGCGAGCCGGGGCTGTGGGAGTGCCCGCAGAGCGCTGCGCTGTACGACGAGAAGGACGGCGTGCTCAGGGAGCGCCACGGCTAG
- a CDS encoding glycosyltransferase family 4 protein, translated as MNSHVLYLALGSYRVLAAHEHVKRLATSGSQVVLAAPDTDAWSDVLSDLSGIEGVEIIRLSPDAQGSVQRSAKRLTSGAAARVDTIVAGDAQAIPAAWRLARRRPDVTLRMEPYDHGDRVPEPADLAVVTPWYPSPNNPYAGAFVKMATRSVADNFDRVTILHTEDWSGRADAPLNDAIKITTDRLQERRELVPVLDTPEGRLLRVPVPLIHRKNYAPWLAAQERALKNALPTGRIEAPVVHAHAGIYGGVLAMRLARADARIVVTEHATFLNKVFSQPAARSLYRDVLQRADAFLCVSAYLRDQIAREFPDFAHKLRIVPNVIDFDAFPSSSERSSDLLSWLYVGRLVKHKGVSELLEAFASVAKEEPAATLTMVGSGSLEETLRARGLELGLEGRFRIAPPVSPDQVNDLMHQHDLLVHASKIETFGMTIVEAVAAGLPVLVTRSRGPEETLAGIDRQAGALMDVDDDPQVIVDAYWQLRSRVGELDLPAARESLLRRYGSAAVSEQLMNVYLDRPLPPTVPESAEALNADDAEEVPAESEVPAESLAEAPVGRPTPGEPVGRAVLLALAPPKARRVAAYANHLVERGVHVTVVTAKTSVWSRTRMDSRVHLVSIEKSEKKLRVPRGERFLVYRAPRAVLRKARAAAKKRRTTVTPEIMVAAVQRTHTKAADAFHKKIFNRGYAEIRPQILSRIAKRDVLPELRLDLTDHVFVCDVNSTVTGWKWAKAHPNLTVTTNLDRELYAPVEG; from the coding sequence ATGAACAGCCACGTGCTCTATCTCGCTCTTGGCAGCTATCGCGTACTTGCTGCACACGAGCACGTGAAGAGGCTGGCCACGTCGGGAAGCCAGGTCGTTCTGGCTGCTCCGGACACGGACGCGTGGTCGGACGTCCTGTCGGACCTCTCCGGCATCGAGGGCGTAGAGATCATCCGCCTGTCGCCTGATGCCCAGGGCTCTGTCCAGCGGTCGGCCAAGCGCCTGACGTCCGGCGCTGCCGCCAGGGTCGACACCATCGTCGCAGGGGACGCGCAGGCGATCCCGGCCGCTTGGCGGCTGGCCAGGCGCAGGCCCGACGTCACCCTGCGGATGGAGCCCTACGACCATGGCGACCGCGTTCCGGAGCCCGCGGACCTCGCAGTGGTCACACCTTGGTACCCCTCGCCCAACAACCCGTACGCCGGCGCCTTCGTGAAGATGGCGACCCGCAGCGTCGCGGACAATTTCGACCGGGTGACAATCCTGCATACCGAGGATTGGTCCGGTCGCGCCGACGCCCCCCTCAACGACGCCATCAAGATCACGACGGACCGTCTGCAGGAGCGCAGGGAACTCGTTCCCGTCCTGGACACACCGGAGGGACGGTTGCTCCGGGTCCCCGTACCGCTGATCCACCGCAAGAACTACGCCCCGTGGCTCGCCGCCCAGGAGCGGGCACTGAAGAACGCCTTGCCCACAGGTCGCATCGAGGCTCCGGTCGTGCACGCGCATGCCGGTATCTACGGCGGCGTGCTGGCCATGCGGCTGGCTCGCGCCGACGCTCGCATCGTCGTCACCGAGCACGCCACTTTCCTGAACAAGGTGTTCTCGCAACCTGCGGCTCGGTCGCTCTACCGCGATGTACTGCAACGAGCCGATGCATTCCTCTGTGTCAGCGCATATCTTCGCGATCAGATCGCGAGAGAATTCCCGGATTTCGCGCACAAGCTGCGCATCGTTCCGAACGTCATCGACTTCGACGCTTTTCCGTCGAGTTCTGAGCGCTCTTCTGATCTGCTCAGCTGGCTGTATGTCGGCCGACTGGTCAAGCACAAGGGTGTGAGTGAGCTCCTGGAGGCCTTCGCCTCGGTCGCGAAGGAGGAGCCCGCCGCGACACTCACCATGGTGGGCAGCGGTTCGCTGGAGGAGACGCTGCGCGCCCGCGGTCTGGAGCTGGGACTGGAAGGCCGCTTTCGCATCGCACCGCCCGTCTCCCCCGACCAGGTCAACGACCTCATGCATCAGCACGACCTTCTGGTGCACGCGAGCAAGATCGAGACGTTCGGCATGACCATCGTTGAGGCGGTAGCCGCGGGCCTGCCGGTCCTGGTCACACGCAGCCGCGGCCCCGAGGAAACCCTTGCCGGGATCGACCGGCAGGCGGGTGCGCTGATGGATGTCGACGACGACCCCCAGGTCATCGTCGACGCGTACTGGCAACTGCGCTCGCGGGTCGGCGAGCTTGACCTTCCCGCCGCACGTGAAAGCCTCCTGCGGCGTTACGGAAGCGCTGCCGTGTCCGAGCAGTTGATGAACGTCTACCTGGACCGGCCGTTGCCACCGACGGTTCCCGAGAGCGCGGAAGCACTGAACGCGGACGACGCGGAAGAGGTCCCGGCGGAGTCCGAAGTGCCGGCCGAATCCCTGGCCGAGGCACCCGTCGGCCGACCCACGCCCGGGGAGCCGGTCGGCCGGGCGGTGCTCCTCGCCCTGGCGCCGCCCAAGGCGCGCCGCGTGGCCGCGTACGCCAACCATCTCGTGGAACGCGGCGTGCACGTGACCGTGGTGACCGCCAAGACGTCCGTGTGGAGCCGGACCCGCATGGATTCCCGGGTTCATTTGGTGAGTATCGAAAAGTCCGAGAAGAAGCTGCGCGTGCCCCGCGGAGAACGCTTCCTGGTCTACCGCGCCCCGCGTGCAGTTCTACGCAAGGCGCGGGCCGCCGCCAAGAAGCGACGGACCACCGTCACACCGGAAATCATGGTGGCCGCTGTGCAACGCACACACACCAAAGCCGCCGACGCTTTCCATAAAAAGATCTTCAACCGCGGGTACGCGGAAATTCGGCCACAGATTCTCTCCCGTATCGCCAAGCGGGACGTCCTGCCGGAGCTTCGACTGGACCTGACCGACCATGTTTTCGTCTGCGACGTCAACAGCACGGTCACTGGCTGGAAGTGGGCGAAGGCCCACCCGAATCTGACGGTGACGACGAATCTCGATCGCGAGCTCTACGCCCCGGT